A portion of the Cyanobacteriota bacterium genome contains these proteins:
- a CDS encoding peroxiredoxin, whose protein sequence is MLSRGIRLLLIVCLSVLLWSGVVTAAYAMGGTLPPLNQPAPVFTLPTNSGDGDISLTDYRGKWVVLYFYPKDFTAGCTIEAQRFQRDLPEYLARNTQILGVSADSIDSHAEFCDAEGLKFPLLADVDGSVSKAYGSWMGFVSARHTFIIDPEGIIREEFVGVRPTTHSAEVLARLDELQKAT, encoded by the coding sequence ATGTTGTCTCGTGGTATTCGTTTGCTGTTGATAGTTTGCTTGTCGGTTCTATTGTGGTCAGGTGTTGTTACTGCTGCCTATGCTATGGGAGGAACCCTGCCACCCTTGAATCAACCTGCGCCAGTGTTTACCCTGCCCACCAACTCTGGTGATGGGGATATATCGCTAACGGACTATCGGGGTAAGTGGGTTGTGTTGTATTTCTATCCAAAAGATTTCACCGCTGGCTGCACGATCGAAGCCCAGCGATTCCAGAGAGACTTGCCAGAGTATCTAGCTCGCAATACTCAGATTTTGGGAGTCAGTGCCGATTCGATCGACTCCCACGCCGAGTTTTGTGATGCTGAAGGGCTAAAATTTCCGCTACTTGCTGATGTAGACGGCAGTGTGAGCAAGGCCTATGGTTCTTGGATGGGGTTTGTATCTGCTCGCCATACGTTCATCATTGACCCAGAGGGAATAATTCGAGAAGAATTTGTGGGTGTGCGTCCAACCACCCACAGCGCTGAAGTGCTGGCACGCTTGGATGAGCTGCAAAAAGCGACTTAA
- the acpP gene encoding acyl carrier protein: MTQEEIFSKVQKIVAEQLGVDAGEVKPEASFANDLGADSLDTVELVMALEEEFNVEIPDESAEGITTVQDAVNFIKEKVAA, from the coding sequence GTGACTCAAGAAGAAATTTTTAGCAAAGTCCAAAAGATTGTGGCAGAGCAACTAGGTGTGGACGCAGGGGAAGTGAAGCCTGAGGCAAGTTTTGCCAATGACCTAGGTGCTGACTCTCTAGACACGGTTGAATTGGTAATGGCCTTGGAGGAAGAGTTTAACGTTGAGATTCCTGACGAATCTGCTGAGGGCATCACGACGGTTCAAGATGCAGTGAACTTTATTAAAGAAAAAGTAGCCGCTTAA
- the fabF gene encoding beta-ketoacyl-ACP synthase II has product MTNTVDERSPLKRVVVTGLGAITPIGNTTDDYWQGLLSGRNGVGMITQFDADKHDCRIAAEVKGFDPHDYMDRKEAKRMDRFAQFGVAASLQAIADARLVINDLNAEQVGVMLGTGIGGLRVLEEQHTVYVERGPDRCSPFMIPMMIANMAAGLTAIHTGAKGPNSCSVTACAAGSNAIGDAFRLIQRGYAQAMICGGTESAVTPLALAGFAACKALSLRNDDPSRASRPFDRDRDGFVIGEGSGILILEELGYALSRGAKIYAELVGYGMTCDAYHMTGQLPGGPQAARAMSLALKDANLTPDQVSYINAHGTSTPLNDPTETAAIKKVLGDHAYKVAVSSTKSMTGHLLGGAGGIEAVATALAVFHDQVPPTINLENPDPDCDLDYVPHQSRSLPVEVALSNSFGFGGHNVTLAFKKYRG; this is encoded by the coding sequence ATGACGAATACTGTTGATGAGCGATCGCCCCTGAAACGTGTAGTAGTGACGGGGCTGGGGGCCATTACCCCCATTGGCAATACGACTGATGACTACTGGCAGGGGTTGTTGAGTGGTCGTAACGGCGTAGGTATGATTACCCAATTTGACGCTGATAAGCATGATTGTCGTATTGCTGCCGAGGTAAAAGGTTTTGATCCCCACGATTACATGGATCGTAAAGAAGCAAAGCGCATGGATCGGTTTGCCCAGTTTGGGGTGGCTGCTAGTTTGCAGGCCATTGCAGATGCTCGGCTTGTGATTAATGACTTGAATGCTGAGCAGGTAGGAGTCATGTTGGGGACTGGCATTGGTGGTCTACGAGTTCTAGAAGAACAACACACCGTCTACGTTGAGCGTGGCCCCGATCGGTGCAGTCCCTTTATGATTCCCATGATGATTGCCAACATGGCAGCCGGACTAACGGCGATTCATACCGGAGCCAAGGGGCCTAATTCCTGTTCGGTGACAGCCTGTGCTGCTGGGTCGAATGCCATTGGTGACGCATTTCGATTAATTCAGCGCGGCTATGCCCAAGCCATGATCTGTGGAGGCACAGAGTCAGCCGTGACTCCCTTGGCACTGGCAGGTTTTGCGGCTTGTAAGGCGTTGTCCTTGCGTAACGATGATCCTAGCCGTGCTAGCCGTCCCTTTGACCGCGATCGAGATGGATTCGTGATTGGCGAAGGCTCTGGCATCCTCATTCTAGAAGAATTGGGATATGCCCTCAGTCGAGGTGCCAAGATTTATGCTGAACTGGTTGGCTATGGTATGACCTGTGATGCTTACCACATGACCGGGCAACTTCCTGGTGGTCCGCAGGCCGCTAGAGCCATGTCCTTAGCCCTTAAAGATGCAAACCTGACACCAGATCAGGTAAGTTATATCAATGCTCACGGTACCAGTACGCCGCTGAATGATCCTACAGAAACGGCTGCCATTAAGAAAGTTTTGGGGGATCATGCCTACAAGGTTGCTGTGAGTTCGACAAAATCCATGACAGGCCATCTGCTGGGTGGTGCAGGTGGCATTGAGGCAGTAGCGACAGCGCTGGCTGTCTTCCATGACCAGGTACCACCGACGATTAACCTAGAAAATCCGGATCCAGACTGTGACTTAGACTATGTACCCCATCAGAGCCGATCGCTGCCTGTGGAAGTGGCACTTTCCAACTCCTTTGGCTTTGGTGGTCACAATGTAACACTGGCATTCAAAAAGTATCGAGGCTAA
- a CDS encoding transketolase, with the protein MTTTAFPIDLSAYQTITLDPTIPTLTDEQRAALQANIQLCRDAIVFFTATGAAKGVGGHTGGPYDTVPEVVIMDALFRGNPDKFVPIFFDEAGHRVGTQYLMAAIYGDLPAEQLTRYREAHSKLPGHPELGLTPGVKFSSGRLGHMWPYVNGVAMANPGKVVFCLGSDGSQQEGNDAEAARLAVAQHLNVKLIIDDNDVTIAGHPSKYLPGFTVTKTLEGHGVKVLEGDGEDLDGLYARICEAVNTPGTVAVVNKRPMCVGIEGLEGSNHGHDVISVEKAIAYLEKRGRTDAVTFLKGITKPKQDYTFLGSGDKWGSNRNVFGDAVVGILGKMSEAERKEKVMVIDSDLEGSCGLKKIHDAHPEVFVPSGIMERGNLSAAAGFGMEKGKQGIFATFAAFLEMCISEITMARLNYSNLLCHFSHSGIDDMADNTCHFGLNNFFADNGLDDGYDTKLYFPADAAQMKAVVEAVFFDPGLRFIFSTRSKTPNILKADGSDFFGEGYTFVPGKDEIIREGTAGYIVAVGDALYRALDAVERLKQEGIDVGLVNKPTLNVVDEEMMATIGKSPFVLIVEAFNRKTGLGSRFGSWLLERGYAPKFAYLGTHKEGCGGLWEQFPHQGLDPVSIMTKVKALLG; encoded by the coding sequence ATGACAACAACTGCTTTCCCGATCGACCTTAGTGCCTATCAAACAATAACTCTGGATCCAACGATTCCAACCTTGACGGATGAGCAACGGGCAGCTTTGCAAGCTAACATTCAGCTTTGTCGAGATGCGATTGTCTTCTTTACCGCTACGGGTGCGGCTAAGGGTGTAGGTGGTCACACAGGTGGCCCCTACGATACAGTGCCTGAAGTGGTGATCATGGATGCGTTATTTCGAGGCAACCCTGACAAGTTTGTACCGATATTTTTTGATGAAGCCGGACATCGCGTCGGAACTCAGTATTTGATGGCAGCGATCTACGGCGACTTACCTGCGGAGCAACTGACTCGCTACCGTGAAGCCCACTCCAAACTGCCAGGGCACCCCGAACTTGGCTTGACACCAGGGGTGAAGTTTAGCTCTGGCCGCTTGGGGCACATGTGGCCCTATGTCAACGGTGTAGCTATGGCTAATCCTGGTAAGGTCGTGTTCTGTCTGGGATCCGATGGCTCTCAGCAGGAAGGAAACGATGCTGAAGCAGCACGTCTGGCAGTTGCTCAGCACTTGAATGTGAAGCTGATTATTGATGACAACGATGTGACCATTGCTGGACACCCCTCTAAGTATCTCCCCGGTTTCACAGTCACTAAAACCCTAGAGGGCCATGGTGTTAAGGTGTTGGAAGGGGATGGCGAAGATTTGGATGGGCTGTATGCCCGCATCTGTGAAGCGGTGAATACCCCTGGCACAGTAGCCGTTGTCAATAAGCGTCCTATGTGTGTTGGCATTGAAGGCTTAGAAGGCTCTAACCACGGGCATGATGTGATTTCTGTGGAAAAGGCGATCGCCTACCTAGAAAAGCGTGGCCGCACAGATGCTGTTACCTTCTTGAAGGGCATTACTAAACCCAAGCAGGACTACACCTTTCTGGGGTCAGGGGACAAATGGGGATCTAACCGCAACGTCTTTGGGGATGCAGTCGTGGGTATTTTGGGCAAGATGTCCGAAGCGGAGCGCAAAGAGAAAGTAATGGTCATCGATAGCGATCTGGAAGGCTCCTGTGGCTTGAAGAAGATTCACGATGCTCATCCAGAAGTCTTTGTTCCTTCTGGGATCATGGAGCGAGGCAACCTCTCAGCAGCGGCCGGCTTTGGCATGGAAAAGGGTAAGCAGGGCATTTTTGCTACCTTTGCCGCTTTCCTAGAGATGTGTATTTCTGAAATCACCATGGCACGGCTTAACTACTCCAACCTGCTCTGCCATTTCTCCCACTCTGGTATTGACGACATGGCAGATAATACCTGCCATTTTGGGTTAAACAACTTCTTTGCTGATAACGGGCTGGATGATGGCTATGACACCAAGCTTTACTTCCCAGCAGATGCTGCCCAGATGAAGGCAGTAGTGGAGGCAGTCTTCTTTGATCCTGGTCTGCGCTTTATTTTCTCCACTCGTTCCAAAACTCCCAACATCCTCAAGGCGGATGGTAGTGACTTCTTTGGTGAGGGCTACACCTTTGTGCCTGGCAAGGATGAAATCATCCGTGAGGGTACTGCTGGTTACATTGTGGCTGTTGGGGATGCGTTGTATCGGGCATTGGATGCTGTAGAGCGTCTGAAGCAAGAGGGCATTGATGTGGGGCTAGTGAACAAGCCGACCCTCAACGTGGTGGATGAGGAAATGATGGCGACGATCGGCAAGTCTCCCTTTGTGCTCATCGTAGAAGCCTTTAACCGCAAGACGGGCTTGGGTAGTCGCTTTGGGTCTTGGCTGCTAGAGCGTGGCTATGCTCCTAAGTTTGCCTATTTGGGCACCCACAAGGAAGGCTGTGGTGGTCTGTGGGAACAGTTTCCTCATCAAGGGTTAGATCCTGTCAGTATCATGACCAAGGTAAAAGCCCTGCTAGGGTAG
- a CDS encoding winged helix-turn-helix domain-containing protein: MSNLLGHPIHLQRGREYLRAMELRRRCPRSQHQETDPVAQAAWKPTSRNG, encoded by the coding sequence ATGAGCAATCTCCTGGGGCACCCCATCCATCTGCAACGAGGCCGGGAGTATCTGCGGGCGATGGAGTTGCGTCGCCGCTGCCCGCGATCGCAGCACCAAGAGACTGACCCCGTGGCACAAGCAGCCTGGAAACCAACCTCGCGCAACGGGTAG
- a CDS encoding transposase produces the protein MVDRAAFHTSAKVHTPKGVHLFYLPPNSPELQLAKRLWLLTNEAIANRSFADLKELEAVTAHCCWVLLQRTDFIQGLTKLLLVGRGGRLTMAN, from the coding sequence ATGGTGGATCGAGCAGCGTTCCATACCAGTGCCAAGGTCCATACCCCCAAGGGTGTGCATTTGTTCTATCTACCACCGAACTCACCAGAGTTACAACTCGCCAAGCGCCTATGGCTGCTAACGAATGAAGCGATCGCCAATCGGAGCTTTGCTGATCTAAAGGAGTTGGAAGCCGTCACAGCCCATTGCTGTTGGGTCTTGCTGCAACGCACTGACTTCATCCAAGGGCTAACAAAACTTTTACTGGTGGGCAGAGGTGGTCGGCTAACTATGGCTAATTAA